From the genome of Alosa alosa isolate M-15738 ecotype Scorff River chromosome 20, AALO_Geno_1.1, whole genome shotgun sequence, one region includes:
- the si:ch73-109i22.2 gene encoding verprolin, producing PPNPLASQAGHEVVVKRMSPAVMLGPAVPLEALSPSLRAHTLLWFHRSQLPRLQTQGQPLPRWLHGFATRREAEQLLHDQPMGCFLLRLSESKIGFVLSYRGKDRCRHFIIEEEDGALSGKAGKYLIAGENSRHCSLEELITYYTQNPVGPFDEMLTVPCTKANGLIDDIVRKRVGDREQGKEPCSAVSLPPALASAPLASAPLASAPLASATLPEQREAASKDAPEYAVVRKALRKSHSLPGSPTVPNTAPPCLQQVFSAVSSPKESTVCHDRPNSESVTHSTDNPTNVPYARVNKPPRAMAQTPQASASSSASGLQGAMVSSAATSPQASAEQKYWHLEPEHTYEETPATATATVTATGEQIDFYAMGRRREVEGREGTSGNHVYSEVNIRGARENPTLTPEPVPTRASNSATVPASFRTVPNLPARPPPRHTNTFSRVDTSVQNFGGPLLSTSPSRSGHFPPPLWPTSPHRPLSHLQQIPERSSGPRPPLPPPNPKH from the exons gtggtgGTGAAGCGCATGTCCCCGGCGGTGATGCTGGGCCCCGCGGTGCCCCTGGAGGCCCTGTCCCCATCCCTGCGTGCTCACACGCTGCTGTGGTTCCACCGGAGCCAGCTGCCTCGGCTGCAGACGCAGGGCCAGCCCCTGCCACGCTGGCTGCACGGCTTTGCCACACGCAG ggAAGCAGAGCAGTTACTGCATGATCAACCAATGGGCTGCTTTTTGCTGAGGTTGAGTGAGTCCAAGATTGGCTTTGTACTGTCATACAG GGGCAAAGACAGGTGTCGCCACTTCATCATTGAGGAAGAGGATGGTGCTCTTTCAGGGAAAGCGGGGAAATATCTCATTGCTGGAGAAAACAGTCGCCATTGCAGCCTTGAGGAGCTCATCACTTACTATACCCAAAATCCTGTGGGGCCCTTTGACGAAATGCTGACAGTACCCTGCACTAAG gctaATGGTCTGATTGATGACATCGTTAGAAAAAGGGTGGGAGATAGGGAGCAAGGAAAAGAACCATGCAGTGCAGTCTCGCTGCCTCCAGCACTGGCCTCAGCTCCACTGGCCTCAGCTCCGCTAGCCTCAGCTCCACTGGCCTCAGCTACGCTGCCCGAGCAAAGGGAGGCTGCGTCCAAGGACGCACCAGAGTATGCTGTGGTGAGGAAGGCCCTGAGGAAGAGCCACTCCCTGCCAGGGTCTCCAACTGTGCCTAACACAGCACCACCCTGTTTACAG CAGGTGTTCAGTGCAGTCTCAAGTCCTAAAGAGAGCACTGTGTGTCATGACAGACCCAACAGTgagagtgtcacccactccaccgaCAATCCCACTAATGTCCCCTACGCTCGTGTCAACAAACCTCCGAGAGCCATGGCCCAGACCCCACaggcctctgccagcagttCAGCCTCCGGGCTGCAGGGGGCGATGGTCTCCTCTGCCGCGACATCGCCACAGGCCTCAGCGGAGCAAAAGTACTGGCATTTGGAACCAGAGCACACCTACGAGGAGACTCctgccactgccactgccactgTCACTGCCACGGGCGAGCAAATCGATTTCTATGCCATGGGCCGgcggagagaggtggagggccgtgaag GAACTTCTGGAAATCATGTCTACTCTGAGGTCAACATCCGCGGCGCTCGGGAGAACCCCACTCTCACCCCAGAGCCTGTGCCAACTAGAGCAAGCAACAGTGCTACAGTTCCTGCTTCTTTTAGGACTGTCCCGAACCTCCCTGCTAGACCACCCCCGAGACACACCAATACGTTTTCACGAGTAGATACCAGTGTGCAG AACTTTGGTGGGCCTCTCCTGTCGACCTCTCCATCAAGGTCTGGTCacttccctccccccctctgGCCGACCTCTCCCCACAGACCCCTCAGCCATCTACAACAAATTCCAGAAAGGTCGTCTGGACCACGACCACCTCTGCCTCCACCCAACCCCAAACACTGA